In Labilibaculum sp. DW002, one DNA window encodes the following:
- a CDS encoding four helix bundle protein, protein MKQNDLQSRLFKFSVGVIKQVRLFPNTREYQVISYQILKSATSVGANYEEAQAAVSNADFSNKVAISVKEIRETNYWIRIINAISKENADWIKFEHESLELMKILGSIHSKVSRKCKK, encoded by the coding sequence GTGAAACAAAATGATTTACAAAGTCGATTGTTTAAATTTTCTGTGGGCGTTATAAAACAAGTTCGCTTATTTCCAAATACTAGAGAATATCAAGTAATTTCTTATCAAATTCTTAAATCAGCCACTTCTGTTGGAGCAAATTACGAGGAAGCACAGGCAGCTGTCTCAAATGCTGATTTTTCTAACAAAGTAGCCATTTCTGTAAAAGAAATTCGCGAAACAAATTATTGGATAAGGATAATAAATGCCATTTCTAAAGAAAACGCGGACTGGATAAAATTCGAACATGAATCATTAGAGTTGATGAAAATATTAGGCTCAATACATTCAAAAGTATCCAGGAAATGCAAAAAGTAA
- a CDS encoding SPOR domain-containing protein: MRNIYFLICFFLTAGTIGSFSSFFDINFAGSTAGGTTYAVEIAKFKYPVYTDYFEEIEGVVELNGENGEYHYLSGLTSNKGDAEKLVETVKSYGYVDAKVLDLHTTFSSEQIASVLSEEKDDQDQIKKKKITKQSVQKNKAAEVAIGKLNNIGTEYFYTIVLQQSKDVLNAESFAPHNSVKVFQNKGKYHYVLGRFEDVGDAQKYLKNEVLSGFPNANLAVVNKGELVEYRAKKEIAAPKKLIAEKGSYNMGRKMRGKEYVDYYYELGSLEISKKPYYTIEIGNYNDKKLADEAVQKLRDLGFSQAKIKIPSTKNSATSNSKLTKNAKFAIQVLASKSEMSVKRINFKDLTRTFDKQDELYRYFYGSYDNYWVCRRQLREVREKGYADAFIVRL; this comes from the coding sequence ATGAGAAATATCTACTTTTTAATCTGTTTTTTCTTAACTGCTGGAACAATTGGTTCCTTTTCTTCCTTTTTCGATATTAATTTTGCTGGTTCTACTGCTGGTGGAACAACCTATGCCGTCGAAATAGCCAAGTTTAAATACCCTGTGTATACTGACTATTTTGAGGAGATTGAAGGTGTGGTTGAGCTTAATGGTGAAAATGGAGAGTATCATTACCTGTCAGGCTTAACTAGCAATAAAGGTGATGCAGAGAAATTGGTTGAAACGGTTAAAAGTTATGGTTATGTAGACGCTAAAGTTCTAGATTTGCATACGACGTTTTCTTCTGAGCAAATAGCGAGTGTTCTTTCTGAAGAAAAGGATGATCAAGACCAAATCAAAAAGAAAAAGATTACCAAGCAAAGTGTACAGAAGAATAAAGCTGCAGAGGTAGCTATTGGTAAATTAAATAATATTGGAACAGAATATTTCTACACAATTGTACTTCAGCAAAGCAAAGACGTTTTAAATGCTGAAAGTTTTGCACCACATAATTCTGTAAAAGTTTTTCAGAACAAAGGAAAGTATCATTATGTGTTAGGTCGTTTTGAGGATGTTGGAGATGCTCAAAAATATTTGAAAAATGAAGTTTTGTCGGGTTTTCCTAATGCCAATCTTGCAGTTGTTAACAAAGGAGAGTTGGTTGAATACAGAGCGAAAAAAGAAATAGCAGCTCCTAAAAAATTGATTGCCGAAAAGGGATCTTACAATATGGGGCGAAAAATGAGAGGTAAAGAATATGTTGACTATTATTATGAATTAGGATCTCTTGAAATCTCAAAAAAGCCATATTACACAATTGAGATTGGTAATTATAATGATAAGAAGTTGGCTGACGAAGCAGTTCAAAAGCTAAGAGATCTTGGATTTAGTCAAGCCAAAATAAAAATACCATCAACAAAGAATTCAGCAACAAGTAATTCAAAACTTACTAAGAACGCGAAATTCGCCATTCAGGTACTGGCTAGTAAATCTGAAATGAGTGTAAAGCGTATCAACTTTAAAGATCTAACCAGAACCTTTGACAAACAAGATGAGCTGTACCGATATTTTTATGGGAGCTACGATAATTACTGGGTTTGTCGTCGTCAACTTCGCGAAGTACGAGAAAAGGGTTATGCTGATGCTTTTATTGTTCGATTATAA